The sequence CGCTTCATTCGAGTACTGACAGCAACACCAGTCTGCCTGAACTCTCTCTTGCATACAACGGCGGCAAGGACTGCCTTGTGCTGTTGGTCCTGTATCTTTGCGCCCTCCACAAACGTGGCCTCGTCGCCTCGAACCCGTCCTCGAATACCTCCACCGCCGTGCAGTGTGTCTACATCCAGGACAAGCACCCCTTTAAGGAGGTGGAGGAGTTTGTGGCCAAGAGCATCAAGACGTACTCGCTCTCCCTTCTGGAGTACGGGAAGCCTATGAAAGAGGCCTTCACGGATTATCTGCGCGACACACCATCTGTCAAGGCAATCCTGGTAGGCACACGGCGGACTGACCCACACGGCGAACACCTGAAGCATTTCGATCCTACAGACAAGGGGTGGCCAGCATTTGTGCGCGTTCACCCCGTCATAGACTGGCATTACGTCGACATCTGGGCAGTGGGTGCTCCCACGCATCTTCAAGTAGCATTCAAGCTGACTGATTCAGTTTATACGATACCTAAACATACCATATTGCCCGCTATATGACCTCGGATACACTTCG is a genomic window of Ascochyta rabiei chromosome 16, complete sequence containing:
- a CDS encoding FAD synthase translates to MNMTALGFEEPLVTDTPRPFPEQCARIHERIDAFLGAKDVSDRVRSVQEQTRTALGVIERALDQYSLPELSLAYNGGKDCLVLLVLYLCALHKRGLVASNPSSNTSTAVQCVYIQDKHPFKEVEEFVAKSIKTYSLSLLEYGKPMKEAFTDYLRDTPSVKAILVGTRRTDPHGEHLKHFDPTDKGWPAFVRVHPVIDWHYVDIWAFIRYLNIPYCPLYDLGYTSLGGTTDTHPNPMLARQPSTSQVPQISQTNGSPKPNFRPAYELVDDYEERLGRDR